The genomic segment GCGGCCCCGGGCGCAGGCCGGCCGGGCTGCGGCTCGCGGACGCGGTGTTCGGCGCGATGGTCGACGCGGGCTGGCCCGCCGCGCAGGCCACGTCGATCGGCGCGCTGATGCGGTACTTCGTCATGGGCTCCGCGATCGGCTCGTTCGCCGGGGGCTTCGTGGACGACGAGGCGGCGTACGACCCCGCCGACTACCCGCACCTCGGCCAGGCCCACCTGCTCGCCGACCGCCAGCAGGTCATCGACGAGCGGGCCTTCGAGGCGGGCCTGCGGGCGCTGCTCGACGGCCTTGCGCTGCAGTACGAGCAGGTGGCGGCGCGAGCGTAAGGGGGGGCCTGCCTGCGCGTTCGCCGCGTACCCCGGCATCGACGGCCTCGGCGCCGTCGATGGCCTGAAGGGTCGCGTCACTCCGTGACGATGCGGTCCACGGCGGCCGTGACCAGGGCGTCGCGCTCGGCGTCGGTGAGGAAGTCGGGCAGGGTGAGCTGTTCGACGATGAGCCAGTTGAAGGCGAGGTAGAGGAGCTTGACGGCGGTGGCGTCGCCGGGCAGCCCCGACGCCTCGTGGTACGAGAGGTTCGCCTCCAGGTCGGCCCGGACCCGCTCGGTGAGGACGGCGCGGAGCTCCGGGCGGCGGGTGGCCTCCAGGCGCAGTTCGAGCAGCGCCAGATAGCCCGTACGGAAGCCGCTGACGCGGCCGACGACCTCCCGCATCAGCTCGACGTAGGTCTCCTTGTCCCGCTTGGCGGCACGCTGCCGTTCGACCTCGGCGGGTTCGGGCGTCAGGCGCTCGTAGACCCGGGCGCCGGCCTGGGTGAGCAGGTCGTCGCGGTTGGCGAAGTAGTTGGACGCGGTCCCGGTGGGAACGCCCGCCTCGGTGTCCACGGACCGGAAGGTCAGCCCGCGCGCACCGTCCCTGGCGAGCACCTCGATGGCGCCGTCGACCAGAGCCGCCCGCCGCCCGTCATTCCTGCGCACCATTGACACCACTCCATTCGCAGTACTACGTTCCGACCACTACAGCTTGAGTACTACAGGGGGAGTAACGGAATGCGCAAGCTGGTCTACTACATCGGCGCCTCGGTCGACGGGTACATCGCGGGCCCCAGGGAGTTCGACTCCGCTTCGACACGGTCCTGATGGGTCACGGAACCTCTCTCAAACAGCGGCCGGGCAGGACATCTGGCTGTGCGGCGGCGGACGGGTCGCGGCCGCGCCGCTCCCCGACATCGACGAGCTGATCGTCAAGAGTTACCCCGTCGTCGCGGGCGACGGAATCCCCGTCTTCGGCGGGAAGTCCGACCCGACGCGGTTCCGCGTGACGGCTCGCGAGGCGTTCGACAACGACGTCCTGATGACGTGGTTCGAAGCGGCCCGGTAGATGTAATCTGCATCCGTCTCGTCGGGCGGTATGGGCCGGACGGTTGAGGGACGTGGGGTGGGGGTGGCCGTGGGGCACGCGACGGATGCGGTGGATGCCGGTGGTTCGGTCGGCGGACCGGAGGACTCGGCCGGGGGCCGGGGCCGGGCGCACACCCCGGCCCGCCTCAGGGACTTCGCGGCGCAGGTGCTGCGCGGTCAGGGCCAGGTCACGTTTCTGCCGAACGCTGCCACCGGCGCCCTCTTCGCCGTTGCGCTGTTCGCGGCGGGCTGGGAGTACGGGGTGTACGGCCTGGCCGGCACCGCCGTCGGGACGGCCACCGCACGGCTCCTCGGCGTGGACCACGACCGCGTCGCGGCCGGGCTCGAGGGCTTCAACGCCTGCCTGACGGCGCTCTGTTTCGCGGTCTTCCTCGGCGCGGCCCACATGTCGACGGCGCTGCTCGCGGTCGCGGGCTGTGTGGTCGTGACGGTCGTGACGGCGGCCGTCGTCCGGGGGCTCGGCGTCTGGGGCCTGCCCTCGCTCACGCTCCCCTACTGCCTGCTCGCCACCGCCGTGACCATCGCCGCACCCGGCTTCGGACGGCTCTGGCACACCGGACAGGGCGTGGCCGCGCTCCCGCTGCCCGCGTCGGGCACGACCTCCGTCGAAGCGGGCGAGCTGGCGCGCGGTTTCCTCGCCGGTTTCGCCCAGATCTTCTTCATGCCGCAGTGGTACGTGGGCGCCCTGCTGTTGCTCGGCCTGCTCGTCGCGGGCCCCCGCACGGCCGCCGTCGCATGCCTCGGCAACGCCGTGGGCGTCGCCACCGCGTGGGCCCTCGGCGCGCCCGCGGCACGGATCGCCGACGGCACGATGGGCTACAACGCCGTGCTCGTCGCCCTCGCCCTGTGCGGCGTCTTCCTGCCCGCCCGCGCGGCGACCCTCACGTACGCACTCGTGGCGGCCGCCGCCGCGACGGCGCTCGGACCCGCGGTCTCGGCCCTCTTCGCGCCGTCCGGCGGCCACGCCTTCACCTGGCCGTTCGTCCTGACGACGTTCGTGTTCCTGGCGGCGGCCAAGTCCTTCCCCCGGCTGACCGGTTCGGACCACGCGGACTAGTCGGGGACGGGCGTCGGTCAGAAGATGACCAGCGCCCGACCCCCCTTGCCCGCCAGCATGTTCTCGAACGCCGCCGGGATGCCGTCGAGTCCGATGCGGTCGGTCACGAGGGCGCCCAGGTCCAGGCGGCCCGCCCTGACGTGTTCCGCGAGGACCGGCAGGTCGACCGTCGGGTCGCAGTTGCCGTACACGCAGCCGGAGAGGGTCCTGCCCCAGTGGAAGAGCTCCAGGGCGTTGAACGTGACCTGCTGGTCCTTGCCGCCGATGCCGACGACCGTGGTGCGGCCGCCGCGCCGCGTCGACTCCCAGGCCGTACGGATCGTCACCGCGCGGCCCACGCACTCCACCGCCACGTCGACGCCCTGGCCACCGGTGAGTTTGCGGATCTCGCGGGCCGTCGTGTCCGAGGCGACCACGTAGTCCGTGGCGCCCGCCGAGCGGGCCAGCTCCTCCTTCTCCGGGGAGACGTCGACGGCGACGATCGGCCCGGCGCCCGCGATCCGCGCCGCCTGCAGCGTGGCGAGGCCGACGCCGCCGACGCCGAAGACGGCGACGCTCTCGCCCTCGCGGACCCGCGCCGAGTGGTGCACCGCGCCGTACCCGGTCAGGACGGCGCAGCCGAGCAGCGCCGCGTCGGTCAGCGGGACGCCGTCCGGCACCGGCAGGACGCAGTTGGCGGCGACCACCGTCTCCTCGGCGAACGCGGCGACGTTCAGGCCGGGGTGGAGGTCGCTGCCGTCCGGGCGCCGGGCGTAGACGTCCGCGGCGCCCGCGAGGGCGTTGCCGCAGAGCCACACCTCGCCGATCGAGCAGGCGTGGCAGCCGCCGCAGGACGGCGCCCAGTTGAGGACGACCCCATCGCCGGGCGCGACGTGCGTGACGCCCTCGCCGACGGAGACCACGGTGCCCGCCCCCTCGTGGCCGAGGACCGCGGGCACCGGCACCCGCATCGTGCCGTTGGACAGGGACAGGTCGGAGTGGCAGACCCCGGCGGCTGCGAGACGCACCCGGACCTGGCCGGGGCCCGGCTCCGGGAGGTCGATCTCCGCGATCTCCAGCGGGGAGCCGACGGCGGGCAGGATGGCGGCGCGGACCACGTTCACGTACTCCTTGGGTCGGGGGGCGGGGCGGGATGGCGCTGACGTACGGGGTGGGGTGTCAGAACTGCAGGGACTTCGTCTGGAGGTACTCGGTCAGGCCGTGCGCGCCCAGTTCGCGGCCGACGCCCGACTGCTTGTACCCGCCGAAGGGGGCGAGCGGGTTGAAGCTGCCGCCGTTGATGTCGACCTGGCCGGTGTCCATGCGGCGGGCGAACGCCACGGCCTCCGCGTCGTCGGCCGCCCACACCGCGCCCGCGAGCCCGTACACGGTGCCGTTGGCGATGCGCAGGGCGTCGTCCTCGTCCTCGTACCGGATGACGGAGACCACCGGGCCGAAGATCTCCTCCTGGGCGATGGTCATCCCGGGCGTGACGTCGGCGAAGACGGTGGGCTGGACGTAGTAGCCCTTGTCCTTGCCCTCGGGCGCCTCGGGGCCGCCCGCGACGATGCGTGCGCCCTCCTCGACGCCCTTCTCGATGTAGCCGCGCACGCGCTCCCGCTGCTTGGCGTTGACGACGGGGCCGATGCGGTCGCCGTACTTGGCGGCGGCCGCCGCGGCGAGCTCCACCGCCTCGTCGTACCGGTCGGTGTGGACCAGCATGCGGGTCCACGCGCTGCACGTCTGGCCGGAGTTGGACATGACGTTGGCGACGCCCACGTTGACGGCCTTGGCGAGGTCCGCGCTCGGCAGGATGACGTTGGCGGACTTGCCGCCGAGCTCCAGGGCGACGCGCTTGACGGCCGCGCCCGCGGTCGCGCCGATCCGCTTGCCGACCGCCGTCGACCCGGTGAACGAGACGAGGTCGACGCCCTCGTGCTCGGCGAGTGCCTGTCCGGCGACCGGGCCGAGCCCGGTGACGAGGTTGAACACGCCCGCGGGCACGCCCGCCTCGTCGACCGCCTCGGCGAAGAGCTGGGCGGTGAGGGGGGTGTCCTCGGCGGGCTTGAGGACGACGGTGCAGCCCGCGGCGAGCGCGGGGGCCACCTTGTTGACGATCTGGTGGAGGGGATAGTTCCAGGGGGTGATCGCGCCGACCACGCCGACCGGCTCCAGGTAGACGGTGGAGTTGCCGACCTTCTCCTGGAAGGGGTGCGTCGCGGCGAGTTCGGCGTACGAACCGGAGACCAGGATCGGTACGCCCGCGTGCACGGCCTGCGAGAAGGGCAGCGGCGCCCCCAGCTCGGCGGTGACGGTCTCGGCGACCTCGTCCTTGCGGGCGACGAGGCGGTCACGGAGCGCGCCGATCAGGGCGGCGCGTTCGGCGGGCGGGGTGGCGGCCCAGCCGGGCAGGGCGGCGCGGGCGGCACGGACCGCGGCGTCGACGTCCTCGGCGGTGCCGGCGGGGACCTGGCCGACGGGCTGTTCGTCGGCGGGGTTCAGGACCGTGATGGTGTCGGTGCCCGCGGCCGGCCGCCAGGCACCGTCGATGTACATCCCGTCGTGGGCCTTCATGGCATTCCTCCAGGTGGACGACCGGTAGACGACCGCATACAAACTAGCGCTGATAGTTTTCCGGCACCAGGGGCATCTGGTGCGGGGCGCTCGGCTGTGCTGAGGTGCGGGGACGGCACGCCTGTGCCGACCGCATCCGGCACGCCCGCGCCACGCGCCCCAGGAGAGTGACCTTGCGCAATCTGACCTTCGTCATCGGCACCGGCCGCAGCGGCTCCACCGCGCTGTCCCGCATCCTCAACGGCCACCCCGACGTGCTCAGCCTCAACGAATACATGGCCTCGGTCGGCGACGCGGCCTTCCCCGAAGGGGTGCTGTCGGGCGAGGAGTTCTGGGAGACGCTCTTCCGGCCCACGCCGTACTTCGCGGGGATGCTCCGCAGCGGGGTGCCGATGCCGGAGTTCCTCTACACCCGCACTCCCGGCGGCCGGTACGCCCCGGAGACGACCGGCATCCCCGCCCTCTCCCTCATGGTGCTGCCCCACCTCACGGACGACCCCGACGGTCTGCTCGACGAGGTCCGCACGGCGGTCGTCGAGTGGCCCGTCCGCGCCGCCGCGGCGCACCACGAGGCGCTCTTCGACTTCCTGGCCGCCCGGTTCGGCCGCTCCGCCGTCGTGGAGCGCTCCGGCTACTCGACGGGCTGGGCGCCGCGGCTGCGCGCCGCCTTTCCGTACGCGAAGTTCGTGCACCTCTTCCGGAACGGGCCGGACTGCGCGCTGTCCATGAGCCGCCATCCCGGGTACCGCGTGATCACACTCATGCGGGAGATCGCGGAGCGGACGGGTGTCGAGAGCCTCGGCGACCTCACGGAGGAGCAGGTGCGCTCCCTGCCGCCGGATCTCGCGCCGCTGCTCGGCGAACGCTTCGATCCGGCTCTCGTGCGGGACCGCGCGTTTCCGGTGCGGCCGTTCGGCGACCTGTGGTCCGAACTCGTCCTCGACGGCGTACGTTTCCTCGACGACCTGCCGACGGGCCGGCGCATGACGCTCGCCTACGAGGACCTGCTCGACGCCCCGCACGACGAGCTGACCCGGCTCGCCGCCTTCGTCGGGGTCGAGCCGGACCCGCGCTGGCTGAAGGACGCGAGCACCCGACTCGACCACGGCCGCCGCGACTCGGCCCGCAAACAACTCCCGCCCACGGAGTACGACGCCTTGCGGGAGGCGTGTACGAAGGGCACCCGTGCCCTGTCCCAGACGAATCCACGCACAGGCGGGTGAGCCGCACCCCCCCACCCCGGGCAGGCCACGCCGCTCCACCCCGCGGCGTTCCGGTTGTGCCCCGTCTCACGGCCCCCGCGCCGTTCCGGTTGTGCCGCGTCGGCAGGCTCGGCGCGGGCGACACCGGCCGCCGTCTCCAGCCCGCGTCGAGCGCCGCTCCAACCCGCCTTCAGGCCTGCGCAAGGCCTCCGACCAGCGATTTGTCCGGTCAGCGGACATCGCGGCGCGCGTGCGCGGCGCACGCACCCCGCTTCGTCCCGCGCTGTTTTCCGGACACACCCCACCGATTCCGCCCGTATTCGATTTCAGAAACGTGAAAGTGGCATGACAAGGCGTCAACTCTCTTGCCCGGGACGGGTGGAGCGGCCACGCTACTGATCGCGACGGGAGCGGCACACACCGCTCCCATCTGTGTGTGCGAACCCGCGCGCACCCCCCACAGTCGCGTCGCCCACCCCCCGGGCACGCCGCCTATGAGGAGGACTCCCTCGTAATGGCCATGCTCCGCAGCAAGAAGACCGTGATCGCCGCCGCGATCTCGACCGCCACCGCCGCCGCCGTCCTCGGTGCGGTCACCGCCCTGCCCGCCCAGGCCGCGCCTGCCGAGGGCCACGTGATCACGGCGGGTTCCGCCGACGCGGTCAAGGGCAGCTACCTCGTCACGCTGAAGGACGGCTCCGGCCTCAAGGCCGCCTCGAGCCAGGGCAAGGACCTCATAGCCGAGTACGGCGGCTCCGTGCAGAAGACCTTCAAGTCCGCGCTCAACGGCTACTCCGCGAAGCTGAGCGCGGCGGAGGCCCGCAGACTCGCCGCCGACCCCGCCGTCGCCTCGGTCGAGCAGAACCAGAGACTCCACGTCGCCGCGACCCAGTCCAACGCGCCCTGGGGCCTGGACCGCATCGACCAGGCGAAGCTGCCGCTGTCCGGCACCTACACCTACCCGGACAGCGCCGGATCCGGCGTCACCGCGTACGTCATCGACACCGGCGTGCGCATCACGCACTCCGAGATCAGCGGCCGCGCGGTGAACGGCTACGACGCCGTGGACGGCGACAACACCGCCCAGGACGGCAACGGCCACGGCACGCACGTCGCCACGACCATCGCGGGCACGACGTACGGCGTCGCGAAGAAGGCCAAGATCGTGGCCGTCCGCGTCCTCGACAACAACGGCTCCGGCACCACCGCCGGCGTCGTCGCGGGCATCGACTGGGTGACGAGCAACCACGCCGCGGGCGCCCCCGCCGTGGCCAACATGTCGCTCGGCGGCGGCGCGTCCACCACGCTCGACAACGCGGTGAAGAAGTCCATCGCCGACGGCGTCACCTACGCGGTCGCGGCGGGCAACTCCAACACCAACGCCGCCAACACCTCCCCGGCCCGCGTGCCGGAGGCCGTCACCGTGGGCGCCACCAGCAACACGGACGCCCGCGCCAGCTTCTCCAACTACGGTTCGGTCCTGGACATCTTCGCGCCCGGCGTGAACATCAAGGCGGGCTGGAACACCGGCGACACGGCGACCAACACCATCTCCGGTACGTCGATGGCCACCCCGCACGTCGCGGGCGCCGCCGCCGTCTACCTCGCGGGCCACACCTCGGCCACGCCCGCGCAGGTCTCCTCGGCGCTGGTGAACGGTGCCACGCCGAACGTGGTGACCAGCCCCGGCTCGGGTTCGCCGAACAAGCTGCTCAAGATCGTTCAGTAACTCTCCGCTCAGGACGGTCGGTACCGTCAGTACGGCCAGTTGCGCCCCGGGGGGTTTCCGCGTCCCCGGGGCGCTTCCGCTTCCGTACGCCCAGCGCCGCCGCCGCGAACAACAGCCCGCCCAGCATCACGAACGGCGCGGCCACACCCGCGACCCCCGCGATCAGGCCCGCCGCCGCGGGCGCGGCGACCTGCCCGAGCCGGTTGCCGGTGAGCCGCAGCGCGAGCGCCGTGGAGCGGGCGCCGTCCGGTGCCGCCTGGACGACCGTCGTCATGGACAGCGGCTGGCCGACGCCGAGGCAGAACCCGAGCACCGCGAGCACGAGCGCGAGACCCCACACCGGCAGGGGCAGCGCGATGCCCGCGCAGAGCAGCCCGGCGACGAGGCAGGTGGTGGTCAGCAGCGCCGTCCTGCCCAGGAGCCGGATCAGCGGCGTCATCACGAGGCGGCACGCGATGGTCGCCGCCGCCCGCAGGGACAGGAGCAGCCCCACCGTGGCGGGCGCGATGCCCCGGTGCTCGCCGACCACCGGCAGGTACGCCGTGAGGATGTCCGTCGCGGAGAGCACGGCGAGGCTGATGAAGATGCCCGCGGGCACGCCCCGCGTGCGCAGGATGCCGAGAACCGGGACGCGCTCGGCGCGCGCCGGGGCGGTCGGCTTCGGCCGCTTG from the Streptomyces venezuelae genome contains:
- a CDS encoding Zn-dependent alcohol dehydrogenase, giving the protein MVRAAILPAVGSPLEIAEIDLPEPGPGQVRVRLAAAGVCHSDLSLSNGTMRVPVPAVLGHEGAGTVVSVGEGVTHVAPGDGVVLNWAPSCGGCHACSIGEVWLCGNALAGAADVYARRPDGSDLHPGLNVAAFAEETVVAANCVLPVPDGVPLTDAALLGCAVLTGYGAVHHSARVREGESVAVFGVGGVGLATLQAARIAGAGPIVAVDVSPEKEELARSAGATDYVVASDTTAREIRKLTGGQGVDVAVECVGRAVTIRTAWESTRRGGRTTVVGIGGKDQQVTFNALELFHWGRTLSGCVYGNCDPTVDLPVLAEHVRAGRLDLGALVTDRIGLDGIPAAFENMLAGKGGRALVIF
- a CDS encoding S8 family peptidase; translated protein: MAMLRSKKTVIAAAISTATAAAVLGAVTALPAQAAPAEGHVITAGSADAVKGSYLVTLKDGSGLKAASSQGKDLIAEYGGSVQKTFKSALNGYSAKLSAAEARRLAADPAVASVEQNQRLHVAATQSNAPWGLDRIDQAKLPLSGTYTYPDSAGSGVTAYVIDTGVRITHSEISGRAVNGYDAVDGDNTAQDGNGHGTHVATTIAGTTYGVAKKAKIVAVRVLDNNGSGTTAGVVAGIDWVTSNHAAGAPAVANMSLGGGASTTLDNAVKKSIADGVTYAVAAGNSNTNAANTSPARVPEAVTVGATSNTDARASFSNYGSVLDIFAPGVNIKAGWNTGDTATNTISGTSMATPHVAGAAAVYLAGHTSATPAQVSSALVNGATPNVVTSPGSGSPNKLLKIVQ
- a CDS encoding urea transporter, whose protein sequence is MGHATDAVDAGGSVGGPEDSAGGRGRAHTPARLRDFAAQVLRGQGQVTFLPNAATGALFAVALFAAGWEYGVYGLAGTAVGTATARLLGVDHDRVAAGLEGFNACLTALCFAVFLGAAHMSTALLAVAGCVVVTVVTAAVVRGLGVWGLPSLTLPYCLLATAVTIAAPGFGRLWHTGQGVAALPLPASGTTSVEAGELARGFLAGFAQIFFMPQWYVGALLLLGLLVAGPRTAAVACLGNAVGVATAWALGAPAARIADGTMGYNAVLVALALCGVFLPARAATLTYALVAAAAATALGPAVSALFAPSGGHAFTWPFVLTTFVFLAAAKSFPRLTGSDHAD
- a CDS encoding TetR/AcrR family transcriptional regulator: MARPRKPLLSRERIVDTARALVDAEGLAAVSTRRLAAELGVSGPSLYNHFRTKDQILEAVADSVSAQVDLSMFEPDDARDWRTALHDWAVSYRAALTLHPNIVPVLARGPGRRPAGLRLADAVFGAMVDAGWPAAQATSIGALMRYFVMGSAIGSFAGGFVDDEAAYDPADYPHLGQAHLLADRQQVIDERAFEAGLRALLDGLALQYEQVAARA
- a CDS encoding MFS transporter yields the protein MPHASSGPGGRGWLLRLVIAFSFAQGAVSMARPAVSYRALALGADERAIGVIAGVYALLPLFAAVPLGRRTDHGRCAPLLPVGVVLISGGCALSGIAGSLAAMAAWSGVMGLGHLCFVIGAQSIVARQSAPAEQDRNFGHFTIGASLGQLIGPIAAGALIGADMDRTSALALLVSAAVAAVSLGSLWRIEHKRPKPTAPARAERVPVLGILRTRGVPAGIFISLAVLSATDILTAYLPVVGEHRGIAPATVGLLLSLRAAATIACRLVMTPLIRLLGRTALLTTTCLVAGLLCAGIALPLPVWGLALVLAVLGFCLGVGQPLSMTTVVQAAPDGARSTALALRLTGNRLGQVAAPAAAGLIAGVAGVAAPFVMLGGLLFAAAALGVRKRKRPGDAETPRGATGRTDGTDRPERRVTERS
- a CDS encoding TetR/AcrR family transcriptional regulator codes for the protein MVRRNDGRRAALVDGAIEVLARDGARGLTFRSVDTEAGVPTGTASNYFANRDDLLTQAGARVYERLTPEPAEVERQRAAKRDKETYVELMREVVGRVSGFRTGYLALLELRLEATRRPELRAVLTERVRADLEANLSYHEASGLPGDATAVKLLYLAFNWLIVEQLTLPDFLTDAERDALVTAAVDRIVTE
- a CDS encoding aldehyde dehydrogenase family protein — protein: MKAHDGMYIDGAWRPAAGTDTITVLNPADEQPVGQVPAGTAEDVDAAVRAARAALPGWAATPPAERAALIGALRDRLVARKDEVAETVTAELGAPLPFSQAVHAGVPILVSGSYAELAATHPFQEKVGNSTVYLEPVGVVGAITPWNYPLHQIVNKVAPALAAGCTVVLKPAEDTPLTAQLFAEAVDEAGVPAGVFNLVTGLGPVAGQALAEHEGVDLVSFTGSTAVGKRIGATAGAAVKRVALELGGKSANVILPSADLAKAVNVGVANVMSNSGQTCSAWTRMLVHTDRYDEAVELAAAAAAKYGDRIGPVVNAKQRERVRGYIEKGVEEGARIVAGGPEAPEGKDKGYYVQPTVFADVTPGMTIAQEEIFGPVVSVIRYEDEDDALRIANGTVYGLAGAVWAADDAEAVAFARRMDTGQVDINGGSFNPLAPFGGYKQSGVGRELGAHGLTEYLQTKSLQF
- a CDS encoding sulfotransferase, whose amino-acid sequence is MTLRNLTFVIGTGRSGSTALSRILNGHPDVLSLNEYMASVGDAAFPEGVLSGEEFWETLFRPTPYFAGMLRSGVPMPEFLYTRTPGGRYAPETTGIPALSLMVLPHLTDDPDGLLDEVRTAVVEWPVRAAAAHHEALFDFLAARFGRSAVVERSGYSTGWAPRLRAAFPYAKFVHLFRNGPDCALSMSRHPGYRVITLMREIAERTGVESLGDLTEEQVRSLPPDLAPLLGERFDPALVRDRAFPVRPFGDLWSELVLDGVRFLDDLPTGRRMTLAYEDLLDAPHDELTRLAAFVGVEPDPRWLKDASTRLDHGRRDSARKQLPPTEYDALREACTKGTRALSQTNPRTGG